In the genome of Deinococcus deserti VCD115, one region contains:
- a CDS encoding DUF2239 family protein, translating to MKANRCTAARRRLTDEAHKASPSADQTRLSCRRTDRCLMRPGVNLPGREEANRTLYAGDGFGFHKVMLYWRDNMRHSIQWFVASAFPQPQRLMVSGPKRLASKNKKAPDHYGRGCTPV from the coding sequence TTGAAAGCCAACAGGTGTACTGCTGCTCGGCGCCGTCTGACTGATGAGGCTCACAAGGCCAGCCCGTCAGCCGATCAAACGCGGCTGTCTTGTAGGCGGACCGACCGTTGTCTCATGAGACCGGGTGTCAATCTCCCAGGAAGGGAGGAGGCCAACCGTACCCTCTATGCGGGTGACGGGTTCGGATTCCATAAGGTTATGCTGTACTGGCGTGACAATATGCGGCACTCTATTCAGTGGTTCGTTGCCAGTGCTTTCCCGCAACCCCAGAGACTGATGGTTTCTGGGCCAAAACGGCTGGCCAGCAAAAACAAAAAAGCCCCCGACCATTACGGTCGGGGGTGCACTCCGGTGTAG
- the rplL gene encoding 50S ribosomal protein L7/L12 codes for MAYDKQALIDQLGQLTIMELADLIDGLKETWGVTAAVAAGPAAAGPAAAAEEKTEFDVVLVDAGASKINVIKEIRAITGLGLKEAKDMSEKGGVLKEGISKDDAEKIKAQLEGAGAKVELK; via the coding sequence ATGGCTTACGACAAACAGGCTCTTATCGACCAGCTCGGCCAGCTCACCATCATGGAACTCGCGGACCTCATTGACGGTCTGAAGGAAACCTGGGGCGTGACCGCTGCTGTCGCCGCCGGCCCTGCCGCTGCTGGCCCCGCCGCCGCTGCTGAAGAGAAGACCGAGTTCGACGTCGTTCTGGTTGACGCCGGCGCCAGCAAGATCAACGTTATTAAGGAAATCCGCGCCATCACCGGCCTGGGCCTGAAAGAAGCCAAGGACATGAGCGAGAAGGGCGGCGTCCTGAAGGAAGGCATCAGCAAGGATGATGCCGAGAAGATCAAGGCCCAGCTCGAAGGCGCTGGCGCCAAGGTTGAGCTGAAGTAA
- the rplJ gene encoding 50S ribosomal protein L10, which translates to MANAKNQQTLSSLQGSLQGIETFYVVNYQGLTAGQLSELRKSIREKGGQLIVAKNTLINLALQDGGRDFGDALKGPSALVLAHEDPAGVAKALSDAAKKNDKGIPAIKGGFVEGNKVDVKVVERLASLGSKQSLQAEMVGVLSAHLSNFVGILEAYREKLEGENA; encoded by the coding sequence ATGGCGAACGCAAAGAACCAGCAGACCCTCAGCAGCCTTCAGGGCAGCCTTCAGGGCATTGAGACGTTTTACGTCGTCAATTACCAGGGCCTGACCGCCGGCCAGCTGAGCGAGCTGCGCAAGAGTATCCGTGAGAAGGGTGGGCAGCTGATCGTTGCCAAGAACACCCTGATCAACCTCGCCCTTCAGGATGGCGGCCGTGACTTCGGCGACGCCCTGAAAGGCCCCAGTGCCCTCGTACTGGCCCATGAAGACCCCGCCGGGGTTGCCAAGGCCCTGAGCGACGCGGCCAAGAAAAACGACAAGGGTATTCCCGCCATCAAGGGCGGCTTTGTCGAAGGCAACAAGGTCGACGTGAAAGTCGTCGAGCGCCTGGCCAGCCTGGGCAGCAAGCAGAGTCTGCAGGCCGAAATGGTCGGCGTGCTCAGCGCCCACCTCAGCAACTTCGTCGGGATTCTCGAAGCGTACCGCGAGAAGCTCGAAGGCGAAAACGCTTAA
- the rplA gene encoding 50S ribosomal protein L1: MPKHGKRYRALIEKVDRNKQYTIDEAAALVKELATAKFDETVEVHFRLGIDPRKSDQNVRGTVALPHGTGRTVRVAVITKGENVAAAEAAGADVVGSDELIERIAGGFMEFDAVVATPDMMAAVGQKLARLLGPRGLLPNPKSGTVGPDVTGMVRGLKAGRIEFRNDKTGVVHAPIGKASFDPSNLSANYGALISALEAAKPGTAKGVFLRSAYMTTTMGPSIPLTLSGGAQA, translated from the coding sequence ATGCCTAAGCACGGCAAGCGCTACCGCGCACTGATTGAAAAAGTTGACCGCAACAAGCAGTACACCATTGACGAAGCTGCCGCCCTGGTCAAGGAACTCGCCACTGCGAAGTTCGACGAGACCGTGGAAGTGCACTTCCGTCTGGGAATCGATCCCCGTAAGAGTGACCAGAACGTCCGCGGCACTGTTGCGCTGCCTCACGGCACGGGCCGCACCGTGCGCGTGGCCGTGATCACCAAGGGTGAGAACGTTGCTGCCGCCGAAGCAGCTGGCGCTGATGTGGTCGGCAGCGATGAGCTGATCGAGCGCATCGCTGGCGGTTTCATGGAGTTCGACGCCGTGGTGGCCACCCCTGACATGATGGCGGCCGTAGGCCAGAAGCTCGCCCGCCTGCTCGGGCCGCGCGGCCTGCTGCCTAACCCCAAGAGTGGCACCGTCGGCCCTGACGTTACCGGTATGGTACGTGGCCTCAAAGCTGGCCGCATCGAGTTCCGTAACGACAAGACCGGCGTGGTTCACGCACCTATCGGCAAGGCCAGCTTTGATCCCAGCAACCTGAGCGCCAACTACGGCGCGCTGATCAGTGCGCTGGAAGCGGCCAAGCCCGGCACTGCCAAGGGTGTGTTCCTGCGCAGCGCTTACATGACCACCACCATGGGACCCAGCATTCCGCTGACCCTGAGTGGCGGCGCACAGGCCTAA
- the rplK gene encoding 50S ribosomal protein L11: MKKITGIVKLQLPAGKATPAPPVGPALGQYGANIMEFTKAFNAQTADKGDAIIPVEITIFADRSFTFITKTPPMSYLIRKAAGLSKGSATPNKAKVGKLNWEQVLEIAKTKMPDLNAGSLEAAANTVAGTARSMGVTIEGAPNA, translated from the coding sequence ATGAAGAAAATTACCGGGATTGTCAAACTGCAACTCCCCGCCGGGAAGGCCACACCAGCCCCCCCCGTCGGTCCCGCGCTCGGTCAGTACGGCGCGAACATCATGGAGTTCACCAAGGCGTTCAACGCCCAGACTGCTGATAAGGGTGATGCGATCATTCCCGTGGAGATCACCATCTTCGCGGACCGCTCCTTTACCTTCATCACCAAGACGCCTCCCATGAGCTATCTGATTCGCAAGGCCGCTGGCCTTTCCAAGGGCAGCGCCACGCCGAACAAGGCCAAAGTGGGCAAGCTGAACTGGGAGCAGGTTCTGGAAATCGCCAAGACCAAAATGCCTGACCTGAACGCCGGCAGCCTGGAAGCCGCCGCCAACACCGTGGCCGGTACCGCGCGCAGCATGGGCGTCACCATTGAGGGGGCCCCCAATGCCTAA
- the nusG gene encoding transcription termination/antitermination protein NusG: protein MSIEWYAVHTYVGQEDRVEQHLMERATKLGMRGTKIFQVLQPTEEAVELRDGGKKETVQRKLFPGYVFVQMDVEDDDAPGELGESWEVVRGTSGVTGFVGTATRPVPLSTQEVDRLLASVGVATQAPVEEAPRVKIDLKAGDMVRVTSGPFADFSGVVSEVNLPQAKVKVLVSIFGRETPVELDFSQVSK, encoded by the coding sequence GTGAGTATCGAATGGTACGCAGTGCACACCTACGTTGGTCAGGAAGACCGCGTGGAGCAGCATCTGATGGAACGCGCAACCAAACTCGGCATGCGCGGCACCAAGATCTTTCAGGTACTGCAGCCCACTGAGGAAGCAGTAGAACTGCGTGACGGCGGCAAGAAGGAAACCGTCCAGCGCAAGCTCTTCCCCGGGTACGTCTTTGTGCAGATGGACGTTGAGGATGACGACGCGCCCGGAGAATTGGGCGAGTCGTGGGAAGTGGTGCGCGGCACCAGCGGCGTCACCGGCTTTGTCGGCACTGCCACCCGTCCGGTCCCCCTGTCCACTCAGGAAGTGGACCGCCTGCTGGCCTCAGTAGGTGTGGCGACTCAGGCGCCTGTAGAAGAAGCACCCCGCGTGAAGATTGACCTGAAGGCAGGCGACATGGTGCGCGTCACCAGCGGACCCTTTGCCGACTTCAGCGGTGTTGTTAGCGAAGTCAACCTGCCCCAGGCGAAGGTCAAGGTGCTGGTCAGCATCTTCGGCCGTGAAACGCCGGTGGAGCTGGACTTCTCGCAGGTCAGCAAGTAA
- the secE gene encoding preprotein translocase subunit SecE has translation MNLIQYFRDSRAELSRVSWPSRQQVLDGTQAVLIFVVALTLIVFALDLLFSNLIKAVLA, from the coding sequence ATGAACTTGATTCAGTACTTCCGGGATTCCCGCGCGGAACTCTCGCGCGTGTCCTGGCCCAGCCGGCAACAGGTGCTGGACGGCACGCAGGCCGTGCTGATCTTTGTCGTGGCCCTGACGCTGATTGTTTTCGCGCTGGACCTTCTGTTCAGCAACCTGATTAAGGCGGTCCTGGCGTGA
- the rpmG gene encoding 50S ribosomal protein L33 codes for MAKDGPRIIVKMESTAGTGFYYTTTKNRRNTQAKMELRKYDPVAKKHVVFKEKKV; via the coding sequence ATGGCTAAGGACGGCCCCCGCATCATCGTGAAAATGGAAAGCACCGCAGGCACGGGCTTCTACTACACCACCACCAAGAACCGCCGCAACACGCAGGCCAAGATGGAACTGCGTAAGTATGACCCCGTCGCCAAGAAGCACGTGGTCTTCAAAGAGAAGAAGGTCTGA
- the tuf gene encoding elongation factor Tu, which translates to MAKGTFERTKPHVNVGTIGHVDHGKTTLTAAITFTAAAMDPTIETLAYDQIDKAPEEKARGITINTSHVEYNTPTRHYSHVDCPGHADYVKNMITGAAQMDGAILVVSSADGPMPQTREHILLARQVGVPYIVVFMNKVDMVDDEELLELVEMEVRELLSKYEFPGDDLPVIKGSALQALEALQGNPKTARGENKWVDNIWELLDAVDSYIPTPERDLDKTFLMPVEDVFTITGRGTVATGRVERGIVKIQDEVEIIGLRDTKKTTVTGVEMHRKLLDSGMAGDNVGVLLRGVARDDVERGQVLAKPGSIKPHTKFEASVYILSKDEGGRHSAFFGGYRPQFYFRTTDVTGIVELAEGVEMVMPGDNVTFTVELIKPIAMEEGLRFAIREGGRTVGAGVVSKVLE; encoded by the coding sequence ATGGCAAAGGGAACGTTTGAGCGCACGAAGCCCCACGTGAACGTGGGGACGATTGGACACGTCGACCACGGGAAGACCACGCTGACGGCAGCGATCACCTTCACGGCGGCCGCGATGGACCCGACCATCGAAACGCTGGCCTACGACCAGATCGACAAGGCGCCTGAAGAGAAGGCCCGTGGCATCACCATCAACACCAGCCACGTGGAATACAACACGCCGACCCGTCACTACAGCCACGTGGACTGCCCCGGCCACGCTGACTACGTCAAGAACATGATCACCGGCGCCGCGCAGATGGACGGCGCGATCCTGGTGGTCTCCAGCGCCGACGGCCCCATGCCCCAGACCCGCGAGCACATCCTGCTCGCCCGTCAGGTTGGCGTGCCGTACATCGTGGTGTTCATGAACAAGGTCGACATGGTCGACGACGAAGAACTGCTCGAGCTAGTCGAAATGGAAGTGCGCGAACTGCTGAGCAAGTACGAGTTCCCCGGCGACGACCTGCCGGTGATCAAGGGCAGCGCGCTGCAGGCCCTCGAAGCCCTGCAGGGTAACCCCAAGACCGCCCGCGGCGAGAACAAGTGGGTCGACAACATCTGGGAACTGCTCGACGCCGTCGACAGCTACATCCCCACCCCCGAGCGTGACCTGGACAAGACCTTCCTGATGCCCGTCGAAGACGTGTTCACCATCACCGGTCGTGGCACCGTGGCTACCGGCCGTGTGGAGCGTGGCATCGTCAAGATCCAGGACGAAGTCGAAATCATCGGTCTGCGCGACACCAAGAAAACCACCGTGACCGGCGTGGAAATGCACCGCAAGCTGCTCGACAGCGGTATGGCCGGCGACAACGTGGGCGTGCTGCTGCGTGGTGTGGCCCGTGATGACGTCGAGCGTGGCCAGGTGCTGGCCAAGCCCGGCAGCATCAAGCCCCACACCAAGTTCGAAGCCAGCGTCTACATCCTGTCCAAGGATGAAGGTGGCCGTCACAGCGCCTTCTTCGGTGGCTACCGCCCCCAGTTCTACTTCCGCACCACCGACGTGACCGGTATCGTGGAACTCGCTGAAGGCGTCGAAATGGTCATGCCTGGTGACAACGTCACCTTCACCGTGGAACTGATCAAGCCCATCGCCATGGAAGAAGGTCTGCGCTTCGCGATCCGCGAAGGTGGCCGTACCGTCGGCGCTGGCGTCGTCTCCAAGGTCCTGGAGTAA
- a CDS encoding ABC transporter ATP-binding protein — MHRRQYIIGLLAVVVANSVSLLPAYLIRLTIDGLTGQIDTDPATAGLTLSQVGWYSLGMVAAAATAGSFMLVMRRMIVIASRQTEYEVRRDIFSHLQTLDKYYYDRARTGDLMNRLTGDLSAVREMLGFGAWQIVNILSGFLTAFAVMFSLSWQLTLIVIAVLPIIVGVLSYLARLINARHKLAQEQNSLIAARAQENFSGARVVKGYAIEDREIEDYRNMNLELLRRNIALTKVDGPLRSFTSLLLGLAFGLILLYGGRMILSDRSSFTPGMLVQFLITLERLTFPMLMVGWITGVTQRGLASWVRLREMLDARPQVFDVPGRTDYGIRRIRGDVSFNNVSVRYGQATVLRNVTLDIPAGTFLGVTGPTGSGKTVLAQLITRSMDATSGVVKVDGHDVRVIPLQVLREAISVVPQEPFLFSDTIANNIGFGVEDQELPVVPAGVSVVGMPLPPHLPQRPDPERVREAARLAGLLEDVEAFPEGFGTMLGERGVTLSGGQRQRTAIARAIVRQPQILILDDSLSAVDTETERRILDGLREISQGRTVILIAHRISTLRHADRIVVLEEGRLTEQGTHDELLALGGHYAELERLQRLASDLDRDDEAVADPEDAADRLEHDIPRASEVTR; from the coding sequence ATGCACCGGCGGCAGTACATCATCGGTCTGCTGGCCGTGGTGGTCGCCAACAGCGTCAGCCTGCTCCCTGCATATCTCATCCGCCTGACCATTGATGGCTTGACCGGGCAGATTGACACCGACCCTGCCACTGCCGGCCTGACCCTGTCTCAGGTGGGATGGTATTCGCTGGGCATGGTCGCCGCAGCGGCGACAGCCGGCAGCTTCATGCTGGTGATGCGGCGCATGATCGTGATCGCCTCGCGCCAGACCGAATATGAGGTCCGGCGCGACATCTTTTCCCACCTGCAGACTCTGGACAAGTACTACTACGACCGGGCCCGCACCGGTGACCTGATGAACCGCCTGACCGGTGACCTGAGCGCGGTACGCGAGATGCTCGGCTTTGGCGCTTGGCAGATCGTCAATATTCTGTCGGGGTTCCTGACTGCGTTCGCAGTCATGTTCAGCCTGAGCTGGCAGCTGACCCTGATCGTCATTGCCGTGCTGCCGATCATTGTCGGCGTGCTGTCCTACCTCGCACGTCTGATCAACGCCCGGCACAAGCTGGCCCAGGAGCAGAACTCGCTGATCGCGGCCCGGGCGCAGGAGAATTTCAGTGGCGCGCGGGTGGTCAAGGGCTACGCCATTGAGGACCGTGAAATCGAGGACTACCGCAACATGAACCTTGAGCTGCTGCGGCGCAACATCGCCCTGACCAAGGTGGACGGCCCGTTGCGGTCGTTTACCAGCCTGCTGCTGGGACTGGCCTTTGGGCTGATTCTGCTTTACGGCGGCCGCATGATCCTGAGTGACCGCAGCAGCTTTACTCCCGGCATGCTGGTGCAGTTCCTGATCACGCTGGAGCGGCTGACCTTCCCGATGCTGATGGTGGGCTGGATTACCGGTGTCACGCAGCGTGGCCTGGCGTCCTGGGTGCGCCTGCGCGAAATGCTTGATGCCCGTCCCCAGGTCTTTGACGTTCCGGGGCGCACGGACTACGGTATTCGCCGCATTCGGGGTGACGTGAGTTTCAACAATGTCAGCGTCCGATATGGACAGGCAACAGTGCTTCGGAACGTGACCCTGGATATTCCGGCGGGCACCTTCCTGGGCGTCACTGGTCCCACCGGCAGCGGCAAGACCGTCCTGGCCCAGCTGATTACCCGCAGCATGGACGCCACGAGCGGCGTGGTGAAGGTCGACGGCCATGATGTCCGCGTTATTCCCCTGCAGGTGCTGCGTGAGGCCATCAGCGTGGTTCCCCAGGAACCCTTCTTGTTCAGTGACACCATTGCCAACAACATCGGTTTCGGGGTGGAAGACCAGGAACTGCCGGTGGTTCCGGCGGGTGTGAGCGTGGTCGGGATGCCGCTGCCACCTCACCTGCCCCAGCGCCCGGACCCTGAGCGGGTGCGTGAGGCCGCGCGGCTGGCCGGACTGCTCGAAGATGTCGAGGCGTTCCCGGAGGGCTTCGGTACCATGCTGGGCGAACGCGGCGTGACCCTTTCGGGCGGGCAGCGTCAGCGCACCGCCATTGCGCGCGCCATTGTGCGTCAGCCGCAGATCCTGATTCTGGACGACAGCCTCTCAGCGGTGGATACCGAAACAGAGCGCCGCATTCTGGACGGTCTGCGTGAGATCAGCCAGGGCCGCACGGTGATTCTGATCGCCCACCGCATCAGCACCCTGCGTCACGCTGACCGCATCGTGGTCCTGGAAGAGGGCCGTCTGACCGAACAAGGAACCCACGACGAGCTGCTGGCCCTGGGCGGCCACTACGCCGAGCTCGAACGGCTGCAGCGCCTGGCCAGTGACCTGGACCGTGACGACGAGGCGGTTGCCGATCCTGAGGACGCGGCCGACCGCCTGGAACATGACATTCCCCGTGCCAGTGAGGTGACGCGATGA
- a CDS encoding ABC transporter ATP-binding protein: protein MTPPEADIDQKGFDLELTRRILAYLRPYTKLAVGGVGLALLTAMVQPLPTLLQRRAIDKYLVPYVQDNSLNPDVLYRGLVLIVLGYVGLKIVEFILNYASTIAIGYLGQSVLRDIRADVFTKLQRLQLSYFDQNPVGRLITRVTSDVDAINQFITGGLISLITSSFLILVFVTVMLTVNWQLALISFTVLPILFVATNFFRTRLRDAFRVTRTQQAIVNSKLNENITGMLTVQLFGRQRRSALDFDHSNRALLTASENSVRWFSLFMPTVAVLGQVAVALVLYFAARQILGTDAVGTGVAAAVTVGTLFAFVQWTQQLFQPIQDLADVFNNLQAAMASSERIFGVLDTAEEITDKPDAKPLKNFEGRVDFDDVWFAYDGSVRSDTPDTDDRWILRGLDLHIQPGESVALVGATGAGKTSVTALVSRFYDVQRGAVRVDGTDVRDLQQYDLRRHVGVVLQDVFLFAGTIEGNLTLGNPEIPHERVVEACKYVGVHEYILGLEDGYQTEVRERGATLSTGQKQLLAFARALIQNPDILLVLDEATANVDTETELRIQDALTKVMRGRTSIIIAHRLSTIEHCDRIIVMRKGRIVEQGSHMELLAKGGYYAKLNRLQYAQGDAAD from the coding sequence ATGACTCCCCCCGAAGCTGATATCGACCAGAAGGGCTTTGACCTGGAGCTGACCCGGCGCATCCTGGCCTACCTGCGGCCCTACACGAAGCTGGCGGTAGGCGGGGTGGGGCTGGCGCTGCTGACGGCCATGGTGCAGCCGCTGCCAACCCTGTTGCAGCGCCGCGCAATCGACAAGTATCTGGTGCCGTATGTCCAGGACAACAGCCTGAACCCGGACGTGCTGTACCGCGGGCTGGTCCTGATTGTTCTGGGCTACGTCGGCCTGAAGATCGTGGAGTTCATCCTGAACTACGCCAGTACCATCGCAATCGGATACCTGGGCCAGAGTGTGCTGCGCGACATCCGCGCCGATGTGTTTACCAAGCTGCAGCGCCTGCAGCTGTCGTACTTCGACCAGAACCCGGTGGGGCGCCTGATTACGCGTGTGACCAGTGATGTCGACGCCATCAACCAGTTCATTACCGGCGGGCTGATCAGCCTGATCACCAGCTCCTTCCTGATCCTGGTGTTTGTGACCGTGATGCTGACCGTCAACTGGCAGCTGGCGCTGATTTCCTTCACCGTACTGCCGATCCTCTTTGTCGCCACGAATTTTTTCCGGACCCGGCTTCGCGATGCCTTCCGGGTCACCCGCACCCAGCAGGCCATCGTGAACAGCAAGCTCAACGAGAACATCACCGGCATGCTGACGGTGCAGCTGTTCGGTCGCCAGCGCCGCAGCGCGCTGGACTTTGACCACAGCAACCGCGCGCTGCTGACCGCCAGTGAGAACAGCGTGCGCTGGTTCTCGTTGTTCATGCCGACGGTGGCGGTGCTGGGTCAGGTGGCGGTGGCGCTGGTGCTGTACTTCGCTGCCCGCCAGATTCTTGGCACAGATGCGGTGGGGACCGGCGTGGCCGCTGCGGTAACGGTCGGAACGCTGTTCGCCTTCGTGCAGTGGACCCAGCAGCTGTTCCAGCCGATTCAGGATCTGGCCGATGTGTTCAATAACCTGCAGGCCGCCATGGCCAGCAGCGAACGGATCTTTGGAGTACTCGACACGGCCGAGGAAATTACCGATAAGCCGGACGCCAAGCCGCTGAAGAACTTTGAAGGCCGGGTGGACTTTGACGATGTCTGGTTTGCTTATGACGGCAGCGTGCGCTCAGACACCCCAGACACCGATGACCGGTGGATCCTGCGCGGACTGGACCTTCACATCCAGCCGGGCGAAAGCGTGGCGCTGGTGGGTGCTACTGGTGCCGGCAAGACCAGTGTGACGGCTCTGGTCAGCCGCTTTTACGACGTGCAGCGCGGCGCAGTACGGGTGGACGGCACCGATGTGCGGGACCTCCAGCAGTACGATCTGCGCCGCCACGTCGGTGTGGTGCTGCAGGACGTGTTCCTGTTCGCGGGGACCATCGAAGGCAACCTGACGCTGGGGAACCCTGAGATCCCCCACGAGCGCGTGGTGGAGGCCTGCAAGTACGTGGGGGTCCACGAATACATCCTGGGCCTTGAGGACGGTTACCAGACCGAGGTCCGTGAACGCGGTGCCACCCTGTCTACCGGTCAGAAGCAGTTGCTGGCATTTGCCCGCGCCCTGATTCAGAACCCCGACATCCTCCTGGTGCTGGACGAGGCCACGGCTAACGTGGATACCGAGACGGAACTGCGTATCCAGGACGCCCTGACCAAGGTGATGCGCGGGCGCACCAGCATCATCATCGCCCACCGGCTGAGTACCATCGAGCATTGTGACCGCATCATCGTGATGCGTAAGGGCCGCATCGTAGAGCAGGGCAGCCACATGGAACTGCTGGCCAAGGGCGGCTACTACGCCAAACTGAACCGCCTGCAGTACGCCCAGGGGGACGCTGCGGACTAA